A window of the Acidobacteriota bacterium genome harbors these coding sequences:
- the pgk gene encoding phosphoglycerate kinase: PGEVLLLENIRYEPGETVGDPSLAEALRNLADLYVNDAFGAAHRAHVSVCALPKAFPNPAIGFLMQRELEYLSDRLSDPVRPYAAFLGGAKVADKLPILRRLLAKVDTLGIGGAMAYTFLLARGVSIGQSRCEPALQEECLHILEEAEGRGIRVLLPLDHVAAPSLEEAEAAVAVVGPSVPDHLAGFDIGQKTAAEFASAAAAAGTVFWNGPMGVFERPPFDAGTVSVARALANSRAVTVVGGGDSVAAVHRAGVAERISHISTGGGATLELLAGEALPGLEALRTRS, translated from the coding sequence CACCCGGAGAGGTCCTTCTCCTCGAAAACATACGGTACGAGCCCGGCGAGACCGTGGGCGACCCTTCGCTCGCGGAGGCCCTGCGCAACCTGGCGGATCTCTACGTCAACGATGCCTTCGGCGCCGCGCACCGGGCCCATGTTTCCGTGTGCGCCCTCCCCAAGGCCTTCCCGAACCCGGCCATCGGGTTCTTGATGCAGAGGGAGCTGGAGTACCTTTCGGACCGCCTGTCCGATCCGGTCCGGCCGTACGCCGCGTTCCTGGGCGGCGCGAAGGTGGCCGACAAGCTCCCGATCCTCCGCAGGCTTCTTGCCAAGGTGGACACGCTGGGAATAGGCGGCGCCATGGCCTACACGTTTCTTCTCGCCCGCGGCGTCTCCATCGGGCAGAGTCGGTGCGAACCCGCGCTTCAGGAGGAATGCCTTCACATCCTCGAAGAGGCCGAAGGCCGGGGGATCCGCGTACTCCTCCCCCTGGACCACGTGGCCGCTCCCTCATTGGAGGAGGCCGAGGCCGCCGTGGCCGTCGTTGGGCCCTCGGTGCCGGATCACCTGGCCGGGTTCGACATCGGCCAGAAAACGGCGGCCGAGTTCGCCTCCGCCGCCGCCGCCGCGGGAACCGTCTTCTGGAACGGCCCCATGGGCGTCTTCGAACGGCCCCCCTTCGACGCGGGCACCGTTTCGGTGGCCCGCGCCCTCGCGAATTCCCGAGCCGTCACGGTGGTGGGCGGGGGAGATTCGGTGGCCGCTGTCCACCGGGCCGGCGTGGCCGAACGAATTTCCCACATCTCAACCGGCGGAGGAGCTACGCTGGAACTTCTGGCGGGCGAGGCTCTCCCCGGTCTGGAGGCCCTCCGGACCCGTTCCTGA